A genomic segment from Myxococcota bacterium encodes:
- a CDS encoding TIGR03619 family F420-dependent LLM class oxidoreductase: MKFCSMMSFVNPEYYVELAQLAEACGWDAFGLSDHVVNPDVIEAKYPYNADGSRMWDHSAPWPDVWVATAAMAAVTKRLEFIQSVYVLPMRDPFTVAKALGTAALLSHYRVSLGLGLGWMSDEFEILGHSFARRGARADEMVEVMKKLWTGGLVEHHGEFYDFPKLAMSPGMKGPIPIVVGGISKAAMERTARIGDGWAPAYLTVDQVRDGLAFIRERQKHHGREGHPLTVYTACLDAFDIDGFKRMEDAGVTHLVTTPWLFGDRAIDYKDIAKGAPLDTLRAGIERFAESVIAKM; the protein is encoded by the coding sequence GTGAAGTTCTGCAGCATGATGTCGTTCGTGAACCCGGAGTACTACGTCGAGCTCGCGCAGCTCGCGGAGGCCTGCGGGTGGGACGCCTTCGGTCTCTCGGACCACGTCGTCAACCCGGACGTGATCGAGGCGAAGTATCCGTACAACGCCGACGGCTCGCGCATGTGGGACCACTCCGCGCCGTGGCCCGACGTGTGGGTCGCGACGGCGGCGATGGCCGCGGTCACGAAGCGCCTCGAGTTCATCCAGAGCGTCTACGTGCTGCCGATGCGCGACCCGTTCACGGTCGCGAAGGCGCTCGGCACGGCCGCGCTGCTCTCGCACTACCGCGTGAGCCTCGGCCTCGGGCTCGGCTGGATGAGCGACGAGTTCGAGATCCTCGGCCACTCGTTCGCGCGCCGCGGCGCGCGCGCCGACGAGATGGTCGAGGTGATGAAGAAGCTCTGGACGGGCGGCCTCGTCGAGCACCACGGCGAGTTCTACGACTTCCCGAAGCTCGCGATGAGCCCGGGCATGAAGGGCCCGATCCCGATCGTCGTGGGCGGCATCTCGAAGGCCGCGATGGAGCGCACGGCGCGCATCGGCGACGGCTGGGCGCCCGCGTACCTCACGGTCGACCAGGTGCGCGACGGGCTCGCCTTCATCCGCGAGCGCCAGAAGCACCACGGCCGCGAGGGGCACCCGCTCACCGTCTACACGGCGTGCCTCGACGCCTTCGACATCGACGGCTTCAAGCGCATGGAGGACGCGGGCGTCACGCACCTGGTGACGACGCCGTGGCTCTTCGGCGACCGCGCGATCGACTACAAGGACATCGCGAAGGGCGCGCCGCTCGACACGCTGCGCGCCGGCATCGAGCGCTTCGCGGAATCCGTGATCGCGAAGATGTGA
- a CDS encoding enoyl-CoA hydratase produces the protein MSRRYIRIEKPRPHTTVIVMDRPERMNSMSFEQMVPLHEAIEEVAADNDCHCVVLTGTGRGFCSGADTQGGEPPPNIAGMTLTRIATRSMTILADLVPALRRMPQPVIAAINGAAIGGGMCLTLGADVRIAGESAYFRAAGINNGLTATELGLSFLLPRAIGTSRAFEIMLSGRDVDAREAERIGLVSRTVPDAELLDAALDMADRINGWSTHGVQLTKRMMWAGLETGSLAAAVELESHTQLYIRLTTQNFEEAVRARKEKRPPAFRD, from the coding sequence GTGAGTCGTCGCTACATCCGCATCGAGAAGCCCCGGCCGCACACGACCGTCATCGTGATGGACCGGCCCGAGCGCATGAACTCGATGTCGTTCGAGCAGATGGTGCCGCTGCACGAGGCGATCGAGGAGGTCGCCGCCGACAACGACTGCCACTGCGTCGTGCTCACGGGCACGGGGCGCGGCTTCTGCTCGGGCGCGGACACGCAGGGCGGCGAGCCGCCGCCCAACATCGCCGGCATGACGCTCACGCGCATCGCGACGCGCTCGATGACGATCCTCGCGGATCTCGTGCCCGCGCTGCGGCGCATGCCCCAGCCGGTGATCGCGGCGATCAACGGCGCGGCGATCGGCGGGGGCATGTGCCTCACGCTCGGGGCCGACGTGCGCATCGCGGGCGAGTCCGCCTACTTCCGCGCGGCGGGCATCAACAACGGGCTCACGGCGACGGAGCTCGGGCTCTCGTTCCTGCTGCCGCGCGCGATCGGCACGTCGCGTGCGTTCGAGATCATGCTCTCGGGGCGCGACGTCGACGCGCGCGAGGCCGAGCGCATCGGGCTCGTGTCGCGGACGGTGCCCGACGCGGAGCTGCTCGACGCCGCGCTCGACATGGCGGACCGGATCAACGGCTGGAGCACGCACGGCGTGCAGCTCACGAAGCGCATGATGTGGGCCGGGCTCGAGACGGGGAGCCTGGCGGCCGCCGTCGAGCTCGAGAGCCACACGCAGCTCTACATCCGGCTCACGACCCAGAACTTCGAGGAGGCGGTGCGGGCGCGCAAGGAGAAGCGCCCGCCCGCGTTCCGGGACTGA
- a CDS encoding cytochrome P450, with protein sequence MVAYHPFDETIWDDPFPVYKQLRDEAPAYYLEEFDCWFISRFEDVWKLETDQRNFTSQQGTTTTHLLTHQTPSAPNLTYYDGREHTKVRSYFNPFFLPAYLKRLEPRIRDFARDAVDAVVEKGRADAVHDLGGPVAVRTACSLLGIPLEDANMVMDWVNGFFHREPGTRGTTAIGLKNQKELGLYLFDLARRAEKQGAPEDTVLEKLLREDLLERKQDAKDIAIHLNMMIIGGTETFPKILSATLCRLWENPDQRARCAADPELLPHAFHEALRYDMPTHMLGRTIATGFELHGQKLEAGSAIMFLWGSANRDEREFPDPDRFDVDRRAPRILSFGAGQHMCLGHHVAKFEGRALLEEVMRRIPDYEVDRGGIERIQSEFFRGFWKMPVTFAPGAR encoded by the coding sequence ATGGTCGCCTACCACCCGTTCGACGAGACGATCTGGGACGATCCGTTCCCCGTCTACAAGCAGCTGCGCGACGAGGCGCCCGCCTACTATCTCGAGGAGTTCGACTGCTGGTTCATCTCGCGCTTCGAGGACGTCTGGAAGCTCGAGACCGACCAGCGCAACTTCACGTCGCAGCAGGGCACGACCACCACGCACCTGCTCACGCACCAGACGCCGAGCGCGCCGAACCTCACGTACTACGACGGGCGCGAGCACACGAAGGTGCGCTCGTACTTCAACCCGTTCTTCCTGCCCGCGTACCTGAAGCGCCTCGAGCCGCGCATCCGCGACTTCGCGCGCGACGCCGTCGACGCCGTCGTCGAGAAGGGCCGCGCCGACGCCGTGCACGACCTCGGCGGCCCCGTCGCCGTCCGCACCGCGTGCTCGCTGCTCGGCATCCCGCTCGAGGACGCCAACATGGTGATGGACTGGGTGAACGGCTTCTTCCACCGCGAGCCCGGCACGCGCGGCACCACGGCCATCGGACTCAAGAACCAGAAGGAGCTCGGGCTCTACCTGTTCGACCTCGCGCGCCGGGCCGAGAAGCAGGGCGCGCCCGAGGACACCGTGCTCGAGAAGCTCCTCCGCGAGGACCTGCTCGAGCGCAAGCAGGACGCGAAGGACATCGCGATCCACCTGAACATGATGATCATCGGGGGCACCGAGACGTTCCCGAAGATCCTCTCGGCGACGCTGTGCCGGCTCTGGGAGAACCCCGACCAGCGCGCGCGCTGCGCGGCCGACCCCGAGCTGCTGCCGCACGCGTTCCACGAGGCGCTCCGCTACGACATGCCGACGCACATGCTCGGCCGCACGATCGCGACGGGCTTCGAGCTGCACGGCCAGAAGCTCGAGGCGGGCTCGGCGATCATGTTCCTGTGGGGCTCGGCGAACCGCGACGAGCGCGAGTTCCCCGACCCGGACCGCTTCGACGTCGACCGGCGCGCGCCGCGCATCCTGTCGTTCGGCGCCGGCCAGCACATGTGCCTCGGACACCACGTCGCGAAGTTCGAGGGCCGCGCGCTGCTCGAGGAGGTGATGCGCCGCATCCCCGACTACGAGGTCGACCGCGGCGGCATCGAGCGCATCCAGTCGGAGTTCTTCCGCGGCTTCTGGAAGATGCCCGTCACGTTCGCGCCGGGCGCTCGTTAG
- a CDS encoding Zn-dependent alcohol dehydrogenase — translation MTSATTMRAALLEEHQKPLSIADDIAVESPGTGEVVVKVSNCGICHSDLTMVDTPGGAQVPVVLGHEAAGVVEEVGPGVTRLAKGDKVMLTPLPPCGHCYYCVRQQPTLCVDAQGFMTGTRPDGTSPLSRGGKTVYRGFGVGGFGAYTVVHQNSAVKVPDDTPLEIACVIGCAVQTGVGAVLNTAKVEEGATVLVTGLGGIGISIVQGARLAGASRIIVSDPVAERRDHAANFGATDVLDPTQDDVVARAKEITGGIGVDYGFDGAGSARLVQDCINACRIGGTTVMVGAPMEMMLEIPIPALFLTHEKKLTGSLLGSCHSHRDVPRFLALWRKGALDLEGMISQRRPLAEINKGFDDMRAGRGIRTVLSLG, via the coding sequence ATGACGTCCGCGACGACCATGCGCGCCGCCCTGCTCGAAGAGCATCAGAAGCCCCTGTCCATCGCGGACGACATCGCCGTCGAGAGCCCGGGAACGGGCGAGGTCGTCGTGAAGGTGTCGAACTGCGGCATCTGCCACTCCGATCTCACGATGGTCGACACGCCCGGCGGCGCGCAGGTCCCCGTCGTCCTCGGGCACGAGGCGGCGGGCGTCGTCGAGGAGGTCGGCCCGGGCGTCACGCGCCTCGCGAAGGGCGACAAGGTGATGCTGACGCCGCTGCCGCCGTGCGGGCACTGCTACTACTGCGTGCGCCAGCAGCCGACGCTGTGCGTCGACGCGCAGGGCTTCATGACGGGAACGCGCCCGGACGGCACGTCGCCGCTGTCGCGCGGCGGGAAGACGGTCTACCGCGGCTTCGGCGTGGGCGGCTTCGGCGCCTACACGGTCGTGCACCAGAACAGCGCCGTGAAGGTGCCCGACGACACGCCGCTCGAGATCGCGTGCGTGATCGGCTGTGCCGTGCAGACGGGCGTCGGCGCCGTGCTCAACACCGCGAAGGTCGAGGAAGGCGCGACCGTGCTGGTCACCGGCCTCGGCGGCATCGGCATCTCGATCGTCCAGGGCGCCCGGCTCGCGGGCGCGTCGCGCATCATCGTGTCCGACCCGGTGGCCGAGCGCCGCGACCACGCGGCGAACTTCGGCGCGACGGACGTGCTCGACCCGACGCAGGACGACGTCGTCGCGCGCGCGAAGGAGATCACGGGCGGCATCGGCGTCGACTACGGCTTCGACGGCGCGGGGTCGGCGAGGCTCGTGCAGGACTGCATCAACGCCTGCCGCATCGGCGGGACGACGGTGATGGTCGGCGCGCCGATGGAGATGATGCTCGAGATCCCGATCCCCGCGCTCTTCCTCACGCACGAGAAGAAGCTCACGGGCTCGCTGCTCGGCTCGTGCCACAGCCACCGCGACGTGCCGCGCTTCCTCGCGCTCTGGCGCAAGGGCGCGCTCGATCTCGAGGGCATGATCAGCCAGCGCCGGCCGCTCGCCGAGATCAACAAGGGCTTCGACGACATGCGCGCGGGCCGCGGCATCCGCACCGTGCTGAGCCTCGGCTGA
- a CDS encoding SDR family oxidoreductase, whose protein sequence is MDLGLRGRTALVTGSWRGTGAGIARVLAREGAHVLVHGLEPGQAEAVASEIASAGGRASAVAGDVRTDAGAEAVAGAVGERGGLDILVNNYGRAEGRGWLDGASDDWTAMWETNVLSGARMVRLLVPAMRARGWGRVVFVGTVGSRRPRAQMPGYYAAKAALANMAVGLAKELAGTGVTANVVSPGILATDEVVASLRARAERAGERVAEGDLPALARVAAATFLPAPSLASGRIGTVEDVGHLVAFLCSPHADYVNGADLRIDGGAADCV, encoded by the coding sequence GTGGATCTCGGACTTCGCGGCAGGACGGCCCTCGTGACGGGGAGCTGGCGCGGCACGGGCGCCGGCATCGCGCGCGTGCTCGCGCGCGAGGGCGCGCACGTGCTCGTCCACGGACTCGAGCCCGGGCAGGCGGAGGCGGTCGCGAGCGAGATCGCGTCGGCGGGCGGCCGCGCGAGCGCCGTCGCCGGCGACGTCCGCACCGATGCGGGCGCCGAGGCCGTGGCCGGCGCGGTCGGCGAGCGCGGCGGCCTCGACATCCTCGTCAACAACTACGGGCGCGCCGAGGGGCGCGGCTGGCTCGACGGCGCGAGCGACGACTGGACGGCGATGTGGGAGACGAACGTGCTGTCGGGCGCGCGCATGGTGCGGCTCCTCGTGCCGGCGATGCGCGCGCGCGGCTGGGGCCGCGTCGTCTTCGTCGGGACCGTCGGGAGCCGCCGTCCGCGCGCGCAGATGCCGGGCTACTACGCCGCGAAGGCCGCGCTCGCGAACATGGCCGTCGGGCTCGCGAAGGAGCTCGCCGGAACCGGCGTGACGGCGAACGTCGTGAGCCCCGGAATCCTCGCGACCGACGAGGTCGTCGCGTCGCTGCGGGCGCGCGCCGAGCGCGCGGGCGAGCGCGTCGCCGAAGGCGACCTCCCGGCGCTGGCGCGCGTCGCGGCGGCCACCTTCCTGCCCGCGCCGAGCCTCGCGAGCGGGCGGATCGGCACGGTCGAGGACGTCGGCCACCTCGTGGCCTTCCTCTGCAGTCCGCACGCCGACTACGTGAACGGGGCCGACCTGCGGATCGACGGAGGCGCGGCCGACTGCGTGTGA
- a CDS encoding amidohydrolase family protein, with product MRLVDGTGSPARDADVGVRDGRIARIAAPGGLAADAARVVDGDGLVLAPGFVDPHTHYDAQLLWDPLATPSSLHGVTTVVGGNCGFTIAPLAGDDDADYLRRMLAKVEGMPLAALEQGLAWDWRGFGDYLARFEGRIAVNAAFLVGHCALRRAVMRERAVGNAATPSEIDAMVALLHASIEAGGLGFSTSLSFTHTDGEGRPVPSRWAERDEVLALCRALRDHEGTTLEWIVDGCLKGFTDEEIELATEMALAAGRPANWNVLTVDAQSAERVARQVELSERAAERGARIVALTMPTIAGMCASFGTHSALHSIPGWAPVMQLPVPERIAKLRDADVRRELDARARSKEAGVFAGLARWGDYRIGTTFAEANAGLEGRRIVDVARERGASAFDALLDVVVADGLRTVLWPSQPGEDDASWALRARTWEHPYVMLGGSDAGAHLDRMCGSSYPTAFLRDVLRGRRLVPLERAVAMMSGEPAELFGLRDRGLVREGFVADLVLFDPERVDAAEPAFRDDLPGASRRLTADAIGVRGVWVGGVRTLEDGSPTGALPGRVLRPGADTRTASLAPPPRASAAPASGARA from the coding sequence GTGCGCCTCGTCGACGGCACGGGCTCTCCCGCGCGCGACGCCGACGTCGGCGTGCGCGACGGGCGCATCGCGCGCATCGCGGCACCGGGCGGGCTCGCCGCGGACGCCGCGCGCGTCGTCGACGGCGACGGGCTCGTGCTCGCGCCGGGCTTCGTCGATCCGCACACGCACTACGACGCACAGCTCCTGTGGGACCCGCTCGCGACGCCGTCGTCGCTCCACGGCGTCACGACCGTCGTCGGCGGCAACTGCGGCTTCACGATCGCGCCGCTCGCCGGCGACGACGACGCCGACTACCTGCGGCGCATGCTCGCGAAGGTCGAGGGCATGCCGCTCGCCGCGCTCGAGCAGGGCCTCGCCTGGGACTGGCGCGGCTTCGGCGACTACCTCGCGCGCTTCGAGGGACGCATCGCCGTGAACGCCGCGTTCCTCGTCGGGCACTGCGCGCTGCGCCGCGCGGTGATGCGCGAGCGCGCCGTCGGGAACGCCGCGACGCCGTCCGAGATCGACGCGATGGTGGCGCTGCTGCACGCGTCCATCGAGGCCGGCGGGCTCGGCTTCTCGACCTCGCTCTCGTTCACGCACACCGACGGCGAGGGACGCCCCGTGCCGTCGCGCTGGGCCGAGCGCGACGAGGTGCTCGCGCTCTGCCGCGCGCTTCGCGACCACGAGGGCACGACGCTCGAGTGGATCGTCGACGGCTGCCTGAAGGGCTTCACGGACGAGGAGATCGAGCTCGCGACGGAGATGGCGCTCGCCGCGGGACGGCCGGCGAACTGGAACGTGCTGACGGTGGACGCGCAGAGCGCGGAGCGCGTCGCGCGGCAGGTCGAGCTGTCCGAGCGCGCGGCCGAGCGCGGCGCGCGCATCGTCGCGCTCACGATGCCGACGATCGCGGGCATGTGCGCGAGCTTCGGAACGCACAGCGCGCTGCACTCGATCCCGGGCTGGGCGCCGGTGATGCAGCTTCCCGTTCCCGAGCGCATCGCGAAGCTGCGCGACGCCGACGTGCGGCGCGAGCTCGACGCGCGCGCGCGCAGCAAGGAGGCCGGCGTCTTCGCGGGCCTCGCGCGCTGGGGCGACTACCGCATCGGGACGACCTTCGCCGAGGCGAACGCGGGGCTCGAGGGCCGCCGCATCGTCGACGTCGCGCGCGAGCGCGGCGCATCGGCGTTCGACGCGCTGCTCGACGTCGTCGTGGCGGACGGGCTGCGCACCGTGCTGTGGCCCTCGCAGCCGGGCGAGGACGATGCGAGCTGGGCGCTGCGCGCGCGCACGTGGGAGCACCCGTACGTGATGCTCGGCGGCTCCGACGCCGGCGCGCACCTCGACCGCATGTGCGGCTCGAGCTACCCGACCGCGTTCCTGCGCGACGTCCTGCGCGGGCGGCGCCTCGTCCCGCTCGAGCGCGCGGTCGCGATGATGTCGGGCGAGCCGGCCGAGCTGTTCGGCCTGCGCGACCGCGGCCTCGTGCGCGAGGGCTTCGTCGCCGACCTCGTGCTCTTCGACCCCGAACGCGTCGACGCCGCCGAGCCCGCGTTCCGCGACGACCTCCCGGGCGCGAGCCGCCGCCTCACGGCCGACGCGATCGGCGTGCGCGGCGTGTGGGTGGGCGGCGTGCGCACGCTCGAGGACGGGAGTCCGACGGGCGCCCTGCCCGGCCGCGTGCTGCGGCCGGGCGCCGACACGCGCACCGCATCGCTCGCACCGCCGCCGCGCGCATCGGCCGCCCCTGCTTCCGGAGCGCGCGCGTGA
- a CDS encoding aldehyde dehydrogenase family protein has translation MSDAAYTLRIAGAREPGARGTYDVVDPATEELVGRAPEGSAAQAERAAAAARDAFEPWSRTEPAARAALLARAAELLRARAESLVPLVIAETGCTEAVARQMQIPVAIARFEDYARRALHSHVLPLAPQEMPATPLAPGGVVNAIARRQPVGVVACITPYNFPITNMAGKLGPALAMGNTVVVKPAPQDPLGVLRLVELLGEAGFPDGVVNVVTGSTPETGEALVASPDVDMVSFTGSTSVGTRIAETGARTLKRMLLELGGKGAALVLDDADVANAVRMIGSTFTFHSGQICTAPTRAIVHRSRFDEVVAGLAALAAGLPVGVPTDPKTVVGPVISAAQRDRIEAWIATAREDGGDVVAGGERPALARGFFAAPTLVTGPPSMRIAREEVFGPVVVAIPCDDDDEAIAIANATEYGLYDYVFSRDAARAMAISRRLRSGNVGLDTTQRNHEAPFGGTKRSGVGRDGGEFGLHAYSELQSVVWAS, from the coding sequence GTGAGCGACGCCGCGTACACGCTGCGGATCGCAGGCGCGCGCGAGCCGGGCGCGCGCGGCACCTACGACGTCGTCGATCCGGCGACCGAGGAGCTCGTCGGTCGCGCGCCCGAGGGCTCGGCGGCTCAGGCCGAACGCGCGGCCGCCGCCGCGCGCGACGCCTTCGAGCCCTGGTCGCGGACCGAGCCCGCCGCGCGCGCCGCGCTCCTCGCGCGCGCGGCCGAGCTGCTGCGCGCGCGCGCCGAGTCGCTCGTCCCGCTCGTCATCGCCGAGACGGGGTGCACGGAGGCCGTCGCGCGGCAGATGCAGATCCCGGTCGCGATCGCGCGCTTCGAGGACTACGCGCGCCGCGCGCTGCACTCGCACGTGCTCCCGCTCGCACCGCAGGAGATGCCCGCGACGCCGCTCGCGCCCGGCGGCGTCGTCAACGCGATCGCGCGGCGACAGCCCGTCGGCGTCGTCGCCTGCATCACGCCGTACAACTTCCCGATCACGAACATGGCGGGCAAGCTCGGGCCCGCGCTCGCGATGGGGAACACGGTCGTCGTGAAGCCCGCACCGCAGGATCCGCTCGGCGTGCTCCGGCTCGTCGAGCTGCTCGGCGAGGCGGGCTTCCCGGACGGCGTCGTGAACGTCGTGACGGGCTCGACGCCCGAGACGGGCGAGGCGCTCGTCGCGTCGCCCGACGTCGACATGGTGAGCTTCACGGGGAGCACGTCGGTCGGCACGCGCATCGCCGAGACGGGCGCGCGCACGCTGAAGCGCATGCTGCTCGAGCTCGGCGGCAAGGGCGCGGCGCTCGTGCTCGACGACGCCGACGTCGCGAACGCGGTGCGCATGATCGGCTCGACGTTCACGTTCCACAGCGGGCAGATCTGCACGGCGCCGACGCGCGCGATCGTGCACCGCAGCCGCTTCGACGAGGTGGTCGCCGGGCTCGCCGCGCTGGCGGCGGGCCTTCCCGTCGGCGTCCCGACCGACCCGAAGACCGTGGTCGGCCCGGTGATCTCGGCCGCGCAGCGCGACCGGATCGAGGCGTGGATCGCGACGGCGCGCGAGGACGGCGGCGACGTCGTCGCCGGCGGCGAGCGGCCGGCGCTCGCGCGCGGCTTCTTCGCGGCGCCGACGCTCGTCACCGGCCCGCCCTCGATGCGGATCGCGCGCGAGGAGGTGTTCGGCCCGGTGGTCGTCGCGATCCCGTGCGACGACGACGACGAGGCGATCGCGATCGCGAACGCGACGGAGTACGGTCTCTACGACTACGTGTTCTCGCGCGACGCGGCGCGCGCGATGGCGATCTCGCGCCGCCTCCGCTCGGGCAACGTCGGCCTCGACACCACGCAGCGCAACCACGAGGCGCCGTTCGGCGGAACGAAGCGCAGCGGCGTCGGTCGCGACGGCGGCGAGTTCGGGCTGCACGCGTACAGCGAGCTGCAGAGCGTGGTGTGGGCGAGCTGA
- a CDS encoding phosphotransferase family protein yields the protein MAADERAPSIDEITSVERSTLDREEARARLERWLAGRLGAGASVEIPALSSPSGSGMSSDTLLFDARVRTDAGEETLSLVARLAPQHRDVPVFPSYDLAAQFRLLGLVAAQGGVPVPRVRWLETDAAHLGAPFLAMDRVEGRVPSDVPPYVFAGFVLEASDAERATLERSTVEAMAALHAIDAERADAGFLAFPVKGDTPLERHVENQRDYYAWVVADGVRHPLLERTFAWLDAHWPAHESEPVISWGDSRIGNVIYRGFEPAALLDWEMAGLGPRELDLGWLCFMHAFFQDIAVAVGMTGLPDFLRLPNAAAAYERASGRTPRDLVWYYVYAALRHGIVMSRIQRRMIAFGQSQWTDDPDSVIPHRPALERLLDGSWSPLT from the coding sequence GTGGCGGCGGACGAGCGCGCACCCTCGATCGACGAGATCACGAGCGTCGAGCGGTCGACGCTCGACCGGGAGGAGGCGCGCGCGCGGCTCGAGCGGTGGCTCGCCGGGCGGCTCGGCGCGGGCGCGTCCGTCGAGATCCCCGCGTTGTCGAGCCCGTCGGGCTCGGGCATGTCGAGCGACACGCTGCTGTTCGACGCGCGCGTGCGCACGGACGCGGGCGAGGAGACGCTGTCGCTCGTGGCGCGCCTCGCGCCGCAGCACCGCGACGTGCCCGTGTTCCCGTCCTACGACCTCGCCGCGCAGTTCCGGCTGCTCGGGCTCGTCGCCGCGCAGGGCGGCGTGCCCGTGCCGCGCGTGCGCTGGCTCGAGACCGACGCCGCGCACCTCGGCGCGCCCTTCCTCGCGATGGACCGCGTCGAGGGGCGCGTGCCGTCCGACGTCCCGCCCTACGTGTTCGCGGGCTTCGTGCTCGAGGCGTCGGACGCCGAGCGCGCGACGCTCGAGCGCTCGACGGTCGAGGCGATGGCCGCGCTGCACGCGATCGACGCGGAGCGCGCGGACGCGGGCTTCCTCGCCTTTCCCGTGAAGGGCGACACGCCGCTCGAGCGCCACGTGGAGAACCAGCGCGACTACTATGCGTGGGTCGTCGCCGACGGCGTGCGCCACCCGCTGCTCGAGCGCACGTTCGCGTGGCTCGACGCGCACTGGCCCGCGCACGAGAGCGAGCCCGTCATCAGCTGGGGCGACTCGCGCATCGGCAACGTGATCTACCGCGGCTTCGAGCCGGCGGCGCTCCTCGACTGGGAGATGGCGGGGCTCGGCCCGCGCGAGCTCGACCTCGGCTGGCTGTGCTTCATGCACGCCTTCTTCCAGGACATCGCGGTCGCGGTGGGGATGACGGGGCTGCCCGACTTCCTCCGCCTGCCGAATGCCGCCGCCGCCTACGAACGCGCGAGTGGTCGCACGCCGCGCGACCTCGTCTGGTACTACGTCTACGCCGCGCTGCGACACGGCATCGTCATGTCGCGCATCCAGCGGCGCATGATCGCGTTCGGCCAGTCGCAGTGGACGGACGACCCCGACTCCGTGATCCCCCATCGGCCGGCGCTCGAACGCCTGCTCGACGGCAGCTGGAGCCCGCTCACGTGA
- a CDS encoding M48 family metallopeptidase has translation MQLVYPKEKALFAIVVAVSALVWTALVVGTLGIALVYAPFVLVGYLFAQSGFISYVRGTGVEVSPAQLPDLHDRLERCCAELGMERVPVAYVLNAHGLLNALATRFLRRHYVVLFSDVLEALTDRPDALDFYIGHELGHIRRGHLAWAWFLAPGRILPLIGTAYSRAREYTCDLHGLACCADPEDAAYGLAVLAAGRHGSNALDLDAFADQSDATGGFWMSFHELTGDYPWLTKRMRHLRAAATRHAPSFPRRHPLAWLMAAFVPRMGGAAGGAAGAMMSVAIVGVVAAIAMPNYLRFRAASELAPAAEMRREVERAAGAFILERGHVPASLPDMGLPADAANAAVESVRIEGATIVMELRTIENAGGRTVVLTPYMDGDRIGWECETDVADAFAGAICSDAPPAAPSPGLAEMLGALAGGAAEPGGDDAGGDDPTWFVGREEYACGAFKETDGFEALEPSSRQRLLQHCAEWKLENL, from the coding sequence GTGCAGCTCGTCTATCCGAAGGAGAAGGCGCTCTTCGCCATCGTCGTCGCGGTCTCGGCGCTCGTCTGGACGGCGCTCGTCGTCGGCACGCTCGGGATCGCGCTCGTCTACGCGCCGTTCGTGCTCGTCGGCTACCTGTTCGCGCAGTCGGGCTTCATCTCGTACGTGCGCGGGACGGGCGTCGAGGTCTCGCCCGCGCAGCTCCCCGACCTCCACGACCGCCTCGAGCGCTGCTGCGCCGAGCTCGGCATGGAGCGCGTCCCCGTCGCGTACGTGCTCAACGCGCACGGCCTGCTGAACGCACTCGCGACCCGCTTCCTGCGCCGCCACTACGTCGTGCTCTTCAGCGACGTGCTCGAGGCGCTGACCGACCGGCCCGACGCGCTCGACTTCTACATCGGTCACGAGCTCGGCCACATCCGCCGCGGCCACCTCGCCTGGGCCTGGTTCCTCGCGCCGGGGCGCATCCTCCCGCTGATCGGCACCGCCTACTCCCGCGCGCGCGAGTACACGTGCGACCTGCACGGGCTCGCGTGCTGCGCCGACCCCGAGGACGCGGCCTACGGCCTCGCGGTGCTCGCGGCGGGCCGACACGGATCGAACGCGCTCGACCTCGACGCCTTCGCCGACCAGTCCGATGCGACCGGCGGGTTCTGGATGTCGTTCCACGAGCTGACGGGCGACTACCCGTGGCTCACGAAGCGCATGCGGCACCTGCGCGCGGCGGCGACGCGGCACGCGCCGTCGTTCCCGCGCCGCCATCCGCTCGCGTGGCTGATGGCCGCCTTCGTCCCGCGCATGGGCGGCGCGGCGGGAGGCGCCGCCGGCGCGATGATGAGCGTCGCGATCGTCGGCGTCGTCGCCGCGATCGCGATGCCGAACTACCTGCGCTTCCGCGCCGCGTCGGAGCTCGCGCCCGCTGCCGAGATGCGGCGCGAGGTCGAGCGAGCGGCCGGCGCGTTCATCCTCGAGCGCGGCCACGTGCCGGCCTCGCTGCCCGACATGGGCCTGCCCGCCGACGCGGCGAACGCCGCGGTCGAGTCGGTCCGCATCGAGGGCGCGACGATCGTGATGGAGCTGCGCACGATCGAGAATGCCGGCGGTCGCACCGTCGTGCTCACGCCCTACATGGACGGCGACCGGATCGGATGGGAGTGCGAGACCGACGTCGCCGACGCGTTCGCCGGCGCCATCTGCAGCGACGCTCCGCCCGCGGCGCCGTCGCCGGGGCTCGCGGAGATGCTCGGCGCCCTCGCGGGCGGCGCGGCAGAGCCGGGCGGCGACGATGCGGGGGGCGACGACCCGACGTGGTTCGTCGGCCGCGAAGAGTACGCCTGCGGCGCGTTCAAGGAGACCGACGGCTTCGAGGCGCTCGAGCCGTCGAGCCGGCAGCGGCTCCTGCAGCACTGCGCCGAGTGGAAGCTCGAGAACCTCTAG